A region of Shewanella psychromarinicola DNA encodes the following proteins:
- a CDS encoding electron transport complex subunit E, whose amino-acid sequence MSNYRAIAAQGLWKNNPGLVQLLGLCPLLAVTATITNALGLGVATLLVLIGSNVLVSLVRDIVPKEIRIPVFVMIIAALVTCVQLLINAYAYNLYLSLGIFLPLIVTNCVIIGRAEAFASRNSVAHSAFDGLMMGLGFTAVLVVLGASRELLGQGTLFGGADLLLGDWASVLTIHVWHVDTPFLLAMLPPGAFIAMGLLIALKNVIDSRVKAQQPKAESVGVTRARITKVN is encoded by the coding sequence ATGAGTAATTATCGTGCAATCGCGGCTCAAGGGTTATGGAAGAATAACCCCGGATTAGTCCAACTATTAGGTTTATGTCCGCTGCTTGCTGTGACAGCAACAATCACAAATGCATTAGGTTTGGGGGTTGCCACTTTGTTGGTACTAATTGGATCCAATGTCTTAGTTTCCTTGGTACGCGATATTGTTCCTAAAGAAATTCGTATCCCAGTATTTGTTATGATCATTGCCGCACTTGTCACTTGCGTACAATTACTGATCAACGCTTATGCCTATAATCTATATTTGTCGTTAGGCATTTTTTTACCACTGATTGTGACCAACTGCGTCATCATCGGCCGCGCTGAAGCATTTGCCTCTCGTAACTCTGTAGCCCACTCGGCCTTTGATGGATTAATGATGGGGTTAGGTTTTACTGCTGTACTGGTTGTTTTAGGTGCCAGCCGAGAATTACTCGGTCAAGGGACCCTATTTGGTGGTGCTGATTTATTATTAGGTGATTGGGCGAGTGTGTTAACGATTCATGTGTGGCATGTGGACACACCATTTTTATTGGCGATGTTGCCGCCGGGAGCATTTATAGCGATGGGATTATTAATTGCCCTTAAAAATGTCATCGATAGCCGAGTAAAAGCACAGCAGCCTAAAGCTGAAAGTGTTGGCGTGACGCGTGCTCGGATCACTAAAGTCAACTAA
- the rsxG gene encoding electron transport complex subunit RsxG: protein MSILTTNPMIKNGLLLGLFALCCTGLVALVNALTSDTILLQQQKQLTLTLNQIIPTELHDNVLSEQCILVNSPQLLGTKADLPAYLAYKGEQPVAIAIEAIAPDGYNGAIKLIIGVDNTGTILGVRTLFHQETPGLGDKIDLRKSDWVTHFSGKRFTGNSSDWKVKKDGGQFDQFTGATITPRAYVKAIANAMTFVEQHRQALYQSHYACEANHE from the coding sequence ATGTCTATTTTAACAACTAACCCGATGATTAAAAATGGCCTGTTACTCGGCCTATTTGCCTTATGTTGCACCGGCCTCGTCGCGTTGGTGAATGCCTTAACCAGTGACACAATATTATTGCAACAGCAAAAACAATTAACCCTAACGCTTAACCAAATTATTCCGACCGAATTACACGACAATGTACTCAGTGAGCAATGTATTTTGGTTAATTCTCCGCAGCTATTAGGCACTAAAGCCGATTTGCCGGCCTATCTTGCTTATAAAGGCGAACAACCTGTTGCCATCGCGATTGAAGCCATTGCTCCAGATGGTTATAACGGAGCAATAAAACTCATTATTGGCGTTGATAACACCGGGACAATATTGGGTGTTCGCACCCTTTTCCATCAAGAAACGCCTGGCTTAGGCGATAAAATTGATTTACGAAAGTCTGATTGGGTCACTCATTTCAGCGGCAAACGTTTTACTGGAAATTCAAGCGACTGGAAAGTGAAAAAAGATGGCGGACAATTTGATCAATTTACCGGTGCGACCATTACTCCGCGCGCTTATGTTAAAGCCATTGCAAATGCGATGACATTTGTTGAACAACATCGCCAAGCGCTCTACCAAAGTCATTATGCCTGTGAGGCCAACCATGAGTAA
- the rsxD gene encoding electron transport complex subunit RsxD produces MAFKIASSPHVSTTLHTNKVMKRVALCLIPGIAVQSYYFGYGTLVQLLLAITVAYLAESAVMKLRNKNISATLSDNSALVTASLLAVAIPPLAPWWLIVIGTVFAIVIVKQLYGGLGNNVFNPAMAAYVLLLISFPVQMTSWVAPQTLTLNSADLSNTINSIFQLNNVYSADFFRLAIDGTTMATPLDTLKTDLSMGMTTTESLAKIIFNGSVGAGWFWVNLAYLVGGLIMLKLHVIRWHISVSILLTLFICASGGFLISPDTFVSPMMHLFSGGTMLAAFFIATDPVTAAASPRGRLIFGAMIGLLIYLIRTFGGYPDAVAFAVLLANMCAPFIDYYVRPRSYGHRAGN; encoded by the coding sequence ATGGCATTTAAAATTGCCTCATCTCCACATGTCAGCACAACATTGCACACCAATAAAGTGATGAAACGTGTCGCGCTATGCCTAATACCGGGTATTGCAGTACAAAGCTATTATTTCGGTTATGGTACTCTTGTACAGTTATTACTCGCCATTACAGTGGCTTATTTAGCTGAATCTGCCGTAATGAAGTTACGAAACAAAAATATTTCCGCCACGTTATCTGATAATAGTGCATTGGTTACTGCAAGCTTACTTGCGGTTGCGATTCCGCCTTTAGCACCTTGGTGGCTCATTGTAATAGGCACAGTATTTGCCATTGTCATCGTTAAGCAGCTTTACGGCGGGCTGGGTAATAACGTCTTTAACCCGGCTATGGCCGCTTACGTTCTATTGTTGATTTCATTCCCAGTGCAAATGACATCATGGGTCGCTCCGCAAACGCTCACGCTCAATAGCGCAGATTTAAGCAATACTATTAACAGTATTTTTCAATTAAACAACGTCTATTCGGCAGATTTTTTTCGGCTTGCGATTGACGGCACCACAATGGCAACACCACTGGACACACTTAAGACCGATCTTTCAATGGGCATGACCACGACAGAAAGTTTGGCTAAAATCATCTTCAATGGCAGTGTCGGTGCCGGCTGGTTTTGGGTGAATTTGGCTTACCTTGTAGGTGGGCTAATCATGCTCAAGCTTCATGTTATACGCTGGCACATCAGCGTCTCTATTTTACTGACATTATTTATTTGCGCCAGTGGCGGATTTTTAATCAGTCCGGATACCTTCGTCAGTCCAATGATGCATTTATTTTCCGGTGGTACCATGTTGGCGGCATTTTTTATTGCCACCGACCCAGTCACTGCAGCAGCGAGTCCTCGCGGTCGACTGATATTTGGCGCCATGATAGGCTTACTCATTTACTTAATACGCACCTTTGGTGGCTACCCTGATGCCGTCGCATTTGCCGTATTGTTAGCTAACATGTGCGCACCTTTTATTGATTATTATGTTCGCCCGCGTAGCTATGGTCATCGAGCAGGAAATTAA
- the rsxB gene encoding electron transport complex subunit RsxB, with product MSSILIAVAILTALALVFGVILGFASKKFKVEGNPIVDQVETLLPQTQCGQCGFPGCRPYAEAIANGEKINKCPPGGTATMEKIAELMGVEPEALGEEAQANVKKVAYIREDECIGCTKCIQACPVDAILGAGKLMHTVIVKDCTGCDLCVEPCPVDCIDMIPVATTIQNWDWKLHAIPVNVIDPEQEEKRC from the coding sequence ATTTCGAGTATATTAATTGCCGTCGCCATACTAACCGCCTTAGCATTGGTGTTTGGTGTCATTTTGGGTTTTGCGTCGAAAAAATTTAAAGTCGAAGGCAACCCTATTGTTGATCAAGTAGAAACCTTGCTACCGCAAACTCAATGTGGTCAATGTGGTTTCCCTGGTTGTCGACCCTATGCAGAAGCCATCGCCAATGGTGAGAAAATCAATAAATGCCCTCCAGGCGGTACCGCTACCATGGAAAAAATTGCTGAGCTCATGGGGGTAGAACCTGAAGCGTTAGGCGAAGAGGCTCAAGCTAATGTGAAAAAAGTGGCTTACATCCGCGAAGATGAATGCATTGGTTGCACTAAGTGTATCCAAGCCTGCCCAGTTGACGCTATTTTAGGTGCCGGTAAATTAATGCATACCGTTATTGTCAAAGATTGTACTGGCTGTGACTTATGTGTTGAACCTTGCCCTGTTGATTGTATAGATATGATCCCCGTTGCAACCACAATACAAAATTGGGACTGGAAGTTACACGCTATCCCAGTAAACGTGATCGATCCTGAGCAAGAGGAAAAACGGTGCTAA
- the rsxA gene encoding electron transport complex subunit RsxA, giving the protein MTDYLLLLIGTVLVNNFVLVKFLGLCPFMGVSSKLASAIGMSMATTFVLTLASILSYLINEFLLQPFDLSYLRTMSFILVIAVVVQFTEMVVQKTSASLHRALGIYLPLITTNCAVLGVALLNVNEDHNFIQSAIYGFGAAVGFSLVLILFSAMRERLAAADVPLPFKGGAIAMITAGLMSLAFMGFAGLVT; this is encoded by the coding sequence ATGACAGATTACCTTCTCCTGTTAATCGGCACAGTGCTGGTAAACAACTTTGTTCTGGTAAAATTCTTAGGTCTATGCCCTTTTATGGGGGTGTCGAGCAAATTAGCGTCAGCAATTGGGATGTCGATGGCAACCACGTTTGTGTTGACCCTAGCGTCTATTTTGAGTTATTTAATTAATGAATTTCTGTTACAACCATTTGATCTCAGTTATTTACGCACCATGAGCTTTATTTTAGTGATTGCCGTCGTGGTGCAATTTACTGAAATGGTAGTGCAAAAAACCAGTGCCTCCTTACATCGCGCGCTGGGCATTTATTTACCATTAATCACCACCAATTGTGCCGTATTAGGCGTCGCTTTACTTAACGTCAATGAAGACCATAATTTTATTCAATCGGCTATATATGGTTTTGGTGCTGCGGTTGGCTTCTCATTAGTGTTAATTTTATTTTCTGCCATGCGTGAGCGATTAGCGGCCGCCGATGTGCCTTTACCTTTTAAAGGTGGTGCAATTGCCATGATCACTGCCGGGTTAATGTCATTAGCCTTTATGGGGTTTGCGGGGCTGGTTACTTAA
- a CDS encoding EAL domain-containing protein, whose product MGLSKSFQLVLFLVFGLLIFQIYTVENNQVQEQGEVARASYQQNVQTIDDWHGSGEALYQRMSKDFSFQFFQYIHNTDSNNNFTYGSLLRPSDDFASQVFDIELGHVQNFADGRLQVRLDTASVLSPSFNDLRQTATLLIAAYIILMLLFAALVQLHRRRINYAAEYIAHIPDLSFLAIEKSRFPGVLKPLGNAIETCRGQLKLSLDRVSKENELLTKAAYQDPVSGFSTRQRFTQHIEAISKTDKQQYGVLVVVKAAELASVNQLHGRAAGDDYLAKLASCIRKSASKLGANKCFRVSSGDFAVFIDSISLKEGERFLEQLKRYLDEYAQSTKSDSIAHAGMVPYQQGNEPLALMALADTAVSVAQTLGPNRYYQLEKLSGDEQVGTDHWKITIGDLINRRSVKFYQQPIQPCNNATEVYRELLARFYNGEGRHLPTTTVIAMAERYGMSIELDKMIVTQTIKILSENPSISGNMGVNISASSALQGSFTVWLKDILSKHRGTAARLVFELNESGMQTNLESSHQFVTEIHKVGAKIAIERFGLGFTSFKFFREVRPDFIKLDSSYSDNIEQDNNNKFFIRMIVDIAKRISIRVIATGVEKQDEKLTLEKLLVDGLQGYYIAKPELLLLKQ is encoded by the coding sequence ATGGGCTTATCGAAATCCTTTCAGCTGGTTCTTTTCCTTGTGTTTGGATTATTAATCTTCCAAATTTACACGGTCGAAAATAACCAAGTACAGGAACAAGGTGAAGTTGCGCGCGCAAGTTATCAACAAAATGTACAAACCATTGATGACTGGCATGGCAGCGGAGAAGCGTTATACCAACGCATGTCTAAAGACTTTTCTTTTCAGTTTTTTCAATATATCCATAATACCGACAGTAATAATAATTTTACCTATGGCAGTTTACTTCGCCCTTCAGACGATTTTGCCAGCCAAGTTTTTGATATTGAATTAGGTCACGTTCAAAACTTTGCCGATGGTCGCTTACAAGTGAGATTAGACACTGCCAGTGTGTTGTCACCCAGCTTTAATGACTTAAGGCAAACCGCGACATTATTAATCGCGGCATATATCATTCTGATGCTGTTATTTGCCGCACTCGTGCAGTTACATCGTCGTAGAATCAACTATGCTGCTGAATACATTGCTCATATCCCTGACTTATCATTCCTCGCCATTGAAAAATCACGCTTCCCGGGCGTACTGAAACCATTAGGTAACGCAATAGAAACTTGCCGTGGTCAATTAAAGCTCAGCCTAGATCGGGTAAGTAAAGAAAATGAATTGTTAACCAAAGCCGCTTACCAAGATCCCGTCAGTGGCTTTTCAACGCGCCAACGCTTTACCCAGCATATTGAAGCGATAAGTAAAACGGATAAACAGCAATATGGTGTACTGGTTGTGGTTAAGGCGGCTGAACTTGCAAGCGTCAACCAATTACATGGCCGCGCTGCTGGTGATGATTATTTAGCAAAACTGGCAAGCTGCATTCGTAAATCGGCATCAAAGCTTGGCGCGAATAAGTGCTTTAGGGTTTCTAGTGGTGATTTTGCTGTTTTCATTGACAGTATTTCCCTAAAAGAGGGTGAGCGATTTTTAGAGCAACTTAAACGTTATCTTGACGAATATGCCCAAAGCACAAAAAGTGACTCTATAGCGCATGCGGGTATGGTGCCCTATCAGCAAGGAAACGAGCCATTAGCATTGATGGCATTAGCTGATACCGCCGTCAGCGTGGCACAAACTCTGGGGCCTAATCGTTACTATCAATTAGAGAAGCTATCGGGTGATGAGCAAGTCGGAACAGACCATTGGAAAATCACTATCGGCGACTTGATTAATCGTCGAAGCGTAAAATTTTATCAACAACCTATTCAACCCTGTAACAATGCTACTGAAGTTTACCGCGAGTTACTGGCTCGCTTTTATAACGGCGAAGGTAGACATTTACCAACAACCACAGTGATTGCGATGGCTGAACGTTATGGGATGAGTATTGAATTAGATAAAATGATTGTCACACAAACCATTAAAATCTTGAGTGAAAACCCGAGTATTTCAGGTAATATGGGAGTGAATATCAGTGCGTCCTCAGCGCTTCAAGGCAGTTTTACGGTTTGGTTAAAAGATATATTGTCTAAACACCGTGGCACCGCTGCTCGATTAGTGTTTGAACTTAATGAATCAGGAATGCAGACCAATTTAGAGTCTAGCCATCAATTTGTTACCGAGATACACAAAGTAGGCGCAAAAATCGCTATCGAGCGCTTTGGTTTAGGCTTTACCTCATTTAAATTTTTCCGTGAAGTACGTCCTGACTTTATCAAGTTAGACAGCAGTTACAGTGACAATATAGAACAAGATAATAATAATAAGTTTTTTATTAGGATGATCGTTGATATCGCAAAACGCATCAGTATCCGCGTCATAGCCACGGGTGTTGAAAAGCAGGATGAAAAGCTCACCCTAGAAAAACTCTTAGTGGACGGACTACAAGGATATTATATTGCTAAACCTGAATTGTTGTTGCTTAAACAGTAA
- the uvrB gene encoding excinuclease ABC subunit UvrB: MSESVFSLESKFEPAGDQPTAIKKLVDGLASGVASQTLLGVTGSGKTYTIANVIKQMGRPTIIMAPNKTLAAQLYGEMKEFFPHNAVEYFVSYYDYYQPEAYVPASNTFIEKDASVNAHIEQMRLSATKALLERKDVVLIASVSAIYGLGDPDSYMKMLLHLRQGDFIGQRDILIRLSELQYKRNDIELKRGTYRVRGEVIDIFPAESEREAIRIELFDDEIERLSEFDPLTGQINKRIVRTTIYPKTHYVTPREKIIAATEEIKQELRERRQYLLDNNKLIEAQRITERVQYDIEMMVELGYCSGIENYSRYLSGRSTGEGPPTLLDYLPADGLLIIDESHVTVPQIGAMYKGDRSRKMNLVEYGFRLPSALDNRPLMFEEFERLMPQTIFVSATPSLYELEKSSGEIAEQVVRPTGLLDPVLEVRPVGIQVDDLLSEIHKRVAVNERVLVTTLTKRMSEDLSEYLDEHGVKVRYLHSDIDTVERVEIIRDLRLGHFDVLIGINLLREGLDLPEVSLVCILDADKEGFLRSERSLIQTIGRAARNVNGKVILYADRITNSMAKAMDETDRRREKQHQHNIDNGIVPRGVVKSITDVMDVGGTNFSKGTRKNHSKYAEVAEERAKYTSIADLSHQIDKLEKQMHEHAKNLEFEQAAAVRDDVKHLRDLIIVNS; the protein is encoded by the coding sequence GTGTCAGAGTCAGTATTTTCCCTAGAGTCCAAGTTCGAACCCGCGGGCGATCAACCTACAGCGATAAAAAAATTAGTGGATGGCCTAGCATCAGGTGTTGCGAGTCAAACGTTATTAGGCGTAACAGGATCAGGCAAAACTTACACCATAGCCAATGTCATCAAGCAAATGGGCAGGCCCACCATTATTATGGCGCCCAACAAAACCCTTGCGGCGCAACTTTATGGTGAAATGAAAGAGTTTTTCCCACATAACGCCGTTGAATACTTTGTGTCTTACTACGATTACTATCAACCAGAAGCTTATGTACCCGCTTCTAATACCTTTATTGAAAAAGATGCATCGGTTAATGCTCACATTGAGCAAATGCGTTTATCGGCCACTAAAGCGTTATTAGAGCGTAAAGACGTGGTACTTATTGCCTCTGTGTCCGCTATCTATGGTTTGGGTGATCCCGACTCCTACATGAAAATGCTATTGCATTTACGCCAGGGTGATTTTATCGGGCAACGTGACATTCTCATCCGACTCAGTGAATTACAATACAAACGCAATGACATTGAATTAAAACGCGGCACATATCGTGTTCGCGGTGAAGTAATAGACATTTTTCCAGCAGAATCTGAACGAGAAGCGATTCGAATTGAATTATTTGACGACGAAATAGAACGCTTAAGCGAATTTGATCCCTTGACCGGACAGATTAATAAGCGAATAGTTCGCACCACAATTTATCCAAAAACACATTACGTGACTCCGCGAGAAAAAATTATTGCGGCGACTGAAGAAATTAAACAAGAGTTACGGGAACGTCGTCAATATTTACTCGATAACAATAAACTGATTGAGGCTCAGCGGATCACTGAGCGCGTTCAATACGACATTGAAATGATGGTCGAGTTAGGTTATTGCTCAGGGATTGAAAACTACTCGCGTTATTTATCAGGCCGATCCACTGGCGAGGGCCCGCCAACCTTATTAGACTATTTGCCGGCAGACGGCTTACTTATCATCGATGAGTCACATGTGACGGTGCCGCAAATTGGGGCCATGTATAAAGGCGATAGAAGCCGAAAAATGAACTTAGTGGAGTATGGGTTTCGATTACCATCAGCATTAGATAATCGGCCGCTTATGTTTGAAGAATTTGAGCGGTTAATGCCGCAAACCATTTTTGTTTCGGCGACACCCAGCTTATATGAACTTGAAAAAAGTTCCGGCGAGATAGCTGAGCAGGTTGTAAGGCCAACAGGATTGCTCGATCCTGTGCTTGAAGTTCGCCCTGTGGGAATTCAAGTTGACGATCTCTTGTCTGAGATCCACAAACGCGTGGCGGTCAATGAACGTGTGTTGGTCACCACATTAACCAAACGGATGTCAGAAGATCTCAGCGAATATCTTGACGAACATGGAGTGAAGGTGCGTTATCTGCATTCTGATATTGATACCGTTGAGCGAGTTGAGATTATTCGTGATTTACGTCTAGGGCATTTTGACGTGCTGATCGGAATCAACTTATTACGTGAAGGTCTGGATCTGCCTGAAGTCTCATTAGTGTGCATTTTAGATGCAGATAAAGAAGGCTTTTTACGTTCAGAACGCTCACTTATACAGACCATAGGTCGCGCTGCCCGAAATGTTAACGGTAAAGTCATTTTATATGCGGATCGCATCACCAACTCCATGGCTAAAGCCATGGATGAAACTGATCGTCGCCGTGAAAAACAACACCAACACAACATTGACAATGGCATAGTACCGCGAGGGGTAGTGAAAAGTATCACAGATGTGATGGATGTGGGTGGTACTAACTTCAGCAAAGGTACCCGTAAAAATCACTCTAAATATGCCGAAGTGGCAGAAGAGCGAGCGAAATACACCAGCATTGCCGATTTGAGTCATCAAATTGATAAACTGGAAAAACAAATGCATGAACATGCTAAGAACTTAGAGTTTGAGCAAGCTGCGGCCGTGCGTGATGACGTCAAACATTTACGCGATCTCATCATTGTAAATAGTTAA
- the asnS gene encoding asparagine--tRNA ligase, whose translation MSIASVASVFKAEHAIGSQVTVRGWVRTRRDSKAGISFLAVYDGSCFDPIQGVVPNSLANYNDDVLKLTAGCSVIMTGEVVASPGAGQAFELQVSEIVVTGFVDDPDTYPMSAKRHSIEHLRELAHLRPRTNIIGAVARVRNCLSQAIHRFYHQEGFIWVSTPLITASDCEGAGEMFRVSTLDMENLPRTEAGKVDYDKDFFGKEAFLTVSGQLNAETYACALSKVYTFGPTFRAENSNTTRHLAEFWMVEPEVAFATLDDAAELAEKMLKFAFKAVLEERMDDLTFFNERVDKTVIDRLQAFVSSDFAQVDYTDAVEILKNCGKKFDFAVEWGIDLQSEHERYLAEEHFKAPVVVKNYPKDIKAFYMRLNDDGKTVAAMDVLAPGIGEIIGGAQREERLDVLDARLAEMDLSQEDYWWYRDLRRYGTVPHSGFGLGFERLVSYVTGVNNIRDVIPFPRAPRSASF comes from the coding sequence ATGAGCATTGCATCTGTCGCTTCTGTATTTAAAGCTGAACACGCCATTGGTTCACAAGTCACTGTCCGTGGTTGGGTCAGAACTCGTCGTGATTCAAAAGCGGGGATCTCTTTCTTGGCCGTGTATGACGGTTCATGTTTCGACCCTATTCAAGGTGTCGTGCCAAATAGCCTAGCCAATTACAATGACGATGTATTGAAATTGACTGCTGGCTGCTCGGTTATCATGACCGGTGAAGTGGTTGCCTCTCCTGGTGCCGGTCAAGCATTTGAACTACAAGTATCTGAAATCGTGGTCACAGGTTTTGTTGACGATCCAGATACTTACCCAATGTCGGCTAAACGCCACTCTATTGAGCATTTACGTGAACTTGCCCATTTACGTCCTCGCACTAACATTATTGGTGCAGTTGCCCGTGTACGTAACTGTTTATCCCAAGCTATCCATCGTTTCTATCATCAAGAAGGCTTTATTTGGGTATCAACTCCTTTAATCACGGCTTCTGACTGTGAAGGTGCCGGTGAGATGTTCCGCGTGTCGACATTAGACATGGAAAACTTGCCGCGTACTGAAGCCGGTAAAGTTGATTACGACAAAGACTTCTTCGGTAAAGAAGCATTCTTAACCGTATCGGGCCAGTTGAACGCCGAAACGTATGCCTGTGCATTATCTAAAGTGTATACTTTTGGCCCAACGTTCCGTGCTGAAAACTCAAACACCACTCGCCACCTTGCAGAGTTTTGGATGGTCGAGCCAGAAGTGGCGTTTGCAACCTTAGACGATGCTGCTGAATTAGCAGAAAAAATGCTTAAGTTCGCTTTTAAAGCAGTACTTGAAGAACGCATGGATGATTTAACCTTCTTTAACGAGCGTGTCGATAAAACGGTTATTGATCGTTTGCAGGCATTCGTCAGCAGCGATTTCGCGCAAGTGGATTACACTGATGCGGTAGAGATTTTGAAAAACTGCGGTAAAAAGTTTGATTTCGCAGTCGAATGGGGCATCGATTTACAGTCTGAACACGAACGTTATTTAGCAGAAGAGCACTTTAAAGCACCGGTAGTCGTTAAAAACTACCCTAAAGACATTAAAGCTTTCTACATGCGCTTAAATGATGACGGTAAGACCGTTGCAGCGATGGACGTACTTGCTCCAGGTATCGGTGAAATCATCGGTGGCGCGCAACGTGAAGAGCGTTTAGATGTATTAGATGCACGTTTAGCTGAAATGGACTTAAGCCAAGAAGATTACTGGTGGTACCGTGACCTTCGCCGTTACGGCACCGTACCTCATTCAGGTTTTGGTTTAGGTTTTGAGCGTTTAGTCTCCTATGTGACTGGCGTTAATAACATTCGTGATGTTATCCCATTCCCACGCGCACCTCGATCAGCCAGTTTCTAA
- a CDS encoding CoA pyrophosphatase has translation MNKHEFTLRYNLHRLRSTITSAPQSYLGRQAAVLIPVIEIEQQLHLMLTRRPMHLRHHPGQISFPGGKVEPGDINIIHTALREAHEEIGLSPENVDILGLFPAHKTFTGFEITPVVALVKQPFELVIDPGEVDDCFSVPLSFFIEQSNRHKMFHYRHGAYYQVHFMPFEDKFIWGVTAAIIDLLCRHIEVN, from the coding sequence ATGAACAAACACGAATTCACCCTGCGCTATAACTTGCATCGCCTGCGTTCTACCATTACTTCTGCGCCCCAATCGTATCTTGGCCGCCAAGCAGCGGTATTAATCCCTGTGATTGAAATAGAGCAACAACTGCATCTTATGTTAACCCGACGTCCGATGCATTTACGTCACCATCCTGGGCAAATTAGCTTCCCAGGCGGCAAAGTTGAACCTGGTGATATTAATATTATTCATACCGCACTGCGTGAAGCACACGAAGAAATTGGTTTATCCCCAGAAAATGTTGATATTTTAGGTCTGTTCCCTGCCCATAAAACCTTTACCGGTTTTGAGATCACCCCTGTCGTGGCCTTAGTCAAACAGCCCTTTGAACTGGTGATCGACCCTGGTGAAGTTGATGATTGTTTCTCAGTACCCTTGAGTTTTTTTATTGAGCAGAGTAACCGTCATAAAATGTTTCATTACCGCCATGGCGCATATTATCAAGTGCACTTTATGCCATTTGAAGACAAGTTTATTTGGGGTGTAACAGCAGCAATAATTGACTTATTGTGCCGTCATATAGAAGTAAATTAA